In a single window of the Pocillopora verrucosa isolate sample1 chromosome 4, ASM3666991v2, whole genome shotgun sequence genome:
- the LOC131788497 gene encoding uncharacterized protein — MAMAEENTLQPRLKRLPRDVREELNKIVQRSAWQALTKEFSVDLYTGLEAEALDFIPDLVDSSYKECQEDVRARLKILKKMKVGTNESHKGMNSVGFYSYFYRFWLISQRRPDGLYDIVFAHIARNEEFDLFLALTKVMKGMGYAAASIPPILKDLRDRISQRAFEFILGGVFRVEEDILPADETQASPYTDLSQNLGERLTDYELIEDLIERGMLAENEDGTLYIQLK; from the exons ATGGCTATGGCGGAGGAAAATACATTACAACCTCGCCTGAAACGATTACCTCGAGATGTTCGAGAGGAGCTTAACAAGATTGTACAACGTAGCGCATGGCAAGCGCTGACAAAAGAATTCAGCGTGGATCTTTACACGGGTTTGGAAGCTGAAGCACTTGATTTTATCCCAGATCTCGTTGATAGCAGTTATAAAGAGTGTCAGGAAGATGTGAGAGCGCGATTAAAAATCTTGAAGAAGATGAAAGTAGGAACTAACGAGTCACACAAAGGGATGAACAGTGTTGGATTTTACAGCTATTTTTACAG GTTTTGGCTTATTAGTCAGCGACGTCCGGACGGTCTGTATGACATCGTGTTTGCCCACATTGCCcgaaatgaagaatttgatttatttcttgcCCTGACAAAAGTTATGAAGGGCATGGGTTATGCGGCGGCCTCAATTCCACCCATACTTAAAGATCTAAGGGATCGAATTTCCCAGCGGGCGTTCGAGTTCATACTTGGAGGTGTGTTTAGAGTGGAAGAGGATATTCTCCCAGCCGATGAAACGCAAGCAAGTCCTTACACTGATCTCTCTCAGAACCTGGGGGAGCGCCTGACTGATTATGAATTGATAGAGGATCTTATTGAGAGAGGAATGCTGGCAGAGAACGAAGATGGGACACTGTATATACAACTCAAGTGA